A single genomic interval of Rhododendron vialii isolate Sample 1 chromosome 3a, ASM3025357v1 harbors:
- the LOC131321186 gene encoding uncharacterized protein LOC131321186 gives MARGSTFSLAVPVLASIYHGLRQISSSPTPTGEKNAKHFTAIGARKLLRSVDPLQLSSLAMSDKEERLMIVESYSPHRFSQQFNFYQDIPGKLVEEACPLNLPDVVGLWQSCTKLGTKAKLRIPGKGEVTPIVNAHEVEGTNATASKAKPSRAKPAVLPTVSNEEVDGTNATLGKAKAGKARPSRAKSKVPLVVSTHEVDGANATSRKAKASKDRPSKAKPNQGKDLPKDASKEMKRSTFKPKPLLKISAPKIPSVIVKNPTTENRDKKRSLVICDGDSNSSQGDRHWNRPKKQKNIAQVTPLEDIHIDTDGFFQDVPNSSTPLEDLEAHLGVNNLNLGDELYFQSSGGSIDGPDSFGLLSRK, from the exons ATGGCGCGCGGATCTACATTTTCTTTGGCGGTGCCCGTTCTGGCGAGCATATACCATGGCTTGAGGCAAATTTCATCATCTCCTACTCCAA CCGGAGAGAAGAATGCAAAACATTTCACAGCAATTGGGGCCCGAAAACTCCTCAGAAGCGTTGATCCTTTGCAATTATCGTCCTTGGCCATGTCTGACAAAGAAGAGCGGTTAATG ATCGTTGAGTCTTACAGCCCTCATCGATTCTCACAACAATTCAACTTTTACCAAGACATACCCGGAAAATTGGTGGAAGAAGCATGTCCCCTCAATCTACCCGATGTCGTAGGACTTTGGCAATCTTGCACGAAGCTTGGCACCAAGGCAAAACTGAGAATTCCT GGCAAGGGAGAAGTTACACCTATCGTCAATGCCCATGAAGTTGAAGGCACTAACGCAACAGCAAGCAAAGCTAAACCAAGCAGGGCCAAACCAGCAGTTCTACCCACTGTTAGTAACGAGGAAGTTGACGGCACTAATGCAACATTAGGCAAAGCCAAAGCAGGCAAAGCTAGACCAAGCAGGGCCAAATCGAAAGTTCCACTTGTTGTTAGCACCCATGAAGTTGATGGCGCCAATGCAACATCAAGAAAAGCTAAAGCAAGCAAGGATAGACCAAGTAaggccaaaccaaaccaaggaAAGGATCTACCCAAAGATGCATCCAAAGAAATGAAGAGATCAACTTTCAAGCCTAAACCTCTCTTGAAGATTTCTGCTCCAAAAATTCCATCCGTGATTGTCAAAAATCCAACCACCGAAAATAGAGACAAGAAAAGAAGCCTTGTGATTTGTGATGGGGACAGTAACTCTAGCCAAGGTGATCGTCACTGGAATCGCCCCAAGAAGCAGAAAAACATAGCCCAAGTCACACCCTTGGAGGATATCCACATTGACACGGACGGTTTTTTCCAAGATGTGCCTAATAGTAGCACACCTTTGGAGGATTTAGAAGCACAC TTGGGAGTCAACAACTTGAATCTTGGTGATGAACTATACTTTCAAAGCAGTGGAGGTTCTATAGATGGTCCAGATTCCTTTGGATTACTTTCTCGTAAGTGA